One Gossypium raimondii isolate GPD5lz chromosome 3, ASM2569854v1, whole genome shotgun sequence genomic window carries:
- the LOC105796898 gene encoding DELLA protein RGL2, protein MGNDVFSFVDLNVYGAPDKLSSSNNEFESSDGGNKGKAGGFYGVEDWGETGGIDSLPSDYGFYGDASMEASGFSFFKQDHQQQQQQQQEQQSFIEYGLHNGVSFNAQSPLIQACFDEIAELGGINNGVYEDIGEAKKGKQYPGLSSLGLLNNYGNGFKRLNGERKTDDDITVSDTQDEDRKLSTEEVMRVAGEMFLKSCGQTIDGISGVDHPFSLSFSGFSDRETRDIELAALLLAAAEKVGYQQYESASRLLKQCDYMSSKTGNPVQRVVYYFSEALREKIERETGRSSSKSLKWKPLCNFDTDMIALNPTVLACHGAFPFGQVSQFAGIQAIVENVAEANKVHIIDLAIKNGIQWTILIQALASRQHEYRLELLKITAVATEAKDLIDGTGKRLSSFAQSLGVPFAFKVVMVSDMLDLKEDFFELDAEETIVAYAAFAFRSMLATPNRIENIMKVLRVMNPCLMVVTEVEANHNSPIFVNRFIEVLFYFSAYFDCIATCMEQDSKNREILESVFFGDGIRNMVAAEGTDRKVRNVKFDVWRAFFVRYGMEEAELSMSSKYQADLILKTFACGTCCTLDMNGKCLLVGWKGTPMHSISVWKFLEANV, encoded by the coding sequence ATGGGGAATGATGTGTTCTCTTTTGTTGACTTGAATGTTTATGGAGCTCCAGATAAGTTGAGTTCTTCTAATAATGAATTTGAGAGCTCTGATGGAGGTAATAAAGGGAAAGCTGGTGGTTTTTATGGTGTTGAAGATTGGGGTGAAACTGGTGGCATTGATTCCTTGCCTTCTGATTATGGATTCTATGGAGATGCATCAATGGAGGCCTCTGGTTTCAGTTTCTTCAAACAAGATcatcagcagcagcagcagcagcaacaagAACAACAAAGTTTTATAGAATATGGTCTGCATAATGGTGTGAGTTTCAATGCTCAATCTCCATTGATTCAAGCATGTTTCGATGAAATTGCAGAGCTTGGTGGGATCAACAATGGAGTTTATGAAGATATTGGTGAGGCAAAGAAGGGAAAACAGTACCCTGGTTTATCTTCTCTTGGACTGCTAAACAACTATGGCAATGGATTCAAACGGTTGAATGGGGAAAGGAAAACCGATGATGACATAACCGTATCCGACACTCAGGACGAAGACCGAAAGCTTTCGACCGAAGAAGTCATGAGGGTTGCTGGTGAGATGTTTCTCAAGTCATGTGGCCAAACTATTGATGGAATCTCTGGGGTTGATCATCCTTTTAGTCTTTCTTTTTCGGGATTTTCGGATCGGGAGACGAGAGATATCGAGCTTGCGGCGCTCCTTCTTGCTGCTGCAGAGAAAGTAGGGTACCAACAATATGAAAGTGCAAGCAGATTGCTGAAACAATGTGACTACATGTCATCGAAAACCGGAAATCCGGTTCAGCGTGTGGTCTATTATTTCTCCGAAGCCCTTCGAGAGAAGATCGAAAGAGAGACCGGAAGAAGTTCATCGAAGAGTTTAAAATGGAAACCTTTGTGTAATTTCGACACGGATATGATAGCCTTGAACCCTACTGTATTGGCATGCCATGGAGCTTTCCCTTTTGGTCAGGTTTCACAATTTGCAGGGATCCAAGCCATTGTGGAAAATGTTGCTGAGGCCAATAAGGTTCACATAATTGATCTTGCAATAAAAAATGGTATTCAATGGACCATCTTAATCCAAGCTCTTGCATCTCGACAACACGAATATCGTCTCGAGCTCTTGAAAATAACCGCGGTTGCAACCGAAGCAAAGGATTTAATTGATGGTACCGGTAAGAGGCTCTCGAGTTTTGCTCAGAGTTTGGGAGTACCTTTTGCTTTTAAGGTTGTTATGGTCTCAGATATGTTAGATCTTAAAGAAGATTTCTTTGAACTTGATGCTGAAGAAACCATAGTTGCCTACGCCGCGTTTGCTTTCCGGAGCATGCTTGCGACGCCGAACCGGATCGAAAATATAATGAAGGTACTCAGGGTTATGAATCCTTGTTTAATGGTGGTAACCGAAGTCGAAGCCAACCATAACTCACCGATCTTCGTGAACCGTTTCATCGAAGTCCTGTTTTACTTCAGTGCATACTTTGATTGCATAGCTACTTGCATGGAACAGGATAGTAAGAACAGAGAGATCTTAGAATCAGTGTTCTTTGGTGATGGAATTCGGAACATGGTAGCGGCTGAAGGCACCGACAGGAAGGTCCGGAACGTGAAGTTCGATGTTTGGAGGGCGTTTTTCGTCCGGTACGGGATGGAGGAGGCCGAATTAAGCATGTCATCCAAGTACCAAGCAGACCTTATTCTCAAAACTTTTGCGTGTGGGACTTGTTGTACACTCGATATGAACGGAAAATGCTTGCTCGTCGGTTGGAAGGGAACGCCGATGCATTCGATTTCAGTTTGGAAATTTCTAGAAGCCAATGTCTAA
- the LOC105796899 gene encoding uncharacterized protein LOC105796899, producing the protein MESFGGSELAVVGCAVKKKRSGILRRPRVAVQTFTHNYILLSSPTPAIGCSGNEDQNFKNGSNGFGSENKLKLKLKLGGVTRTIHTNSTVDHAFDVEPGLTKSSHFSDVSQTREKSFLLGKKGSCVSDKGEGYGVRWKDLSRSGSGYGKGHSSRGKATGVCVAGNENDRHEPTRKSKRVPKRRVLDVGINSDDDDEDEEIRYLGRLNASNGHLNLKDEEDERNGGEGAAFEDRDYVEEDECISDDEPGSKRKKLGRGSVDLFVEGRTESTPTTRNRALQSGKDLLSGPGATLVEFPDGLPPAPSKKQKEKLSEVELQLKKAEAAQRRRMQSEKAARDAEAEAIRKILGQDSARKKKEDKMKKQRDELAQGKATKSETLASNTVRWVMGPGGTTVIFSEDIGLPQLFNSVPSGYPPPREKCAGPNCTNAYKYRDSKSKLPLCSLDCYKAIHAKAQPLIAC; encoded by the exons ATGGAAAGCTTTGGTGGGTCGGAGTTAGCTGTCGTTGGCTGTGCCGTAAAGAAGAAGAGGAGTGGCATCTTACGACGTCCACGTGTTGCTGTGCAGACATTTacacataattacattttattgtcATCACCAACACCAGCCATAGGTTGTAGTGGCAATGaagatcaaaattttaagaatggTTCTAATGGATTTGGAAGTGAGAATAAGCTGAAACTTAAGCTCAAGCTTGGTGGGGTTACACGTACGATCCACACAAACTCCACCGTGGATCATGCCTTTGATGTTGAGCCTGGCTTAACTAAGTCTTCCCATTTCTCCGATGTTTCTCAAACACGAGAGAAGTCCTTTCTCCTG GGCAAGAAAGGCTCCTGTGTTTCAGATAAGGGAGAAGGCTACGGAGTTCGATGGAAGGATTTATCCCGAAGTGGCTCCGGTTATGGAAAGGGGCATTCCTCTAGGGGAAAAGCAACTGGTGTATGTGTAGCTGGGAATGAAAATGACAGACACGAGCCAACTCGTAAGAGCAAACGGGTTCCTAAGAGGCGTGTATTGGATGTTGGTATAAatagtgatgatgatgatgaagatgaggAAATCCGTTATCTAGGGAGACTAAATGCTTCAAATGGTCACTTGAACCTTAAAGATGAAGAGGATGAGAGAAATGGGGGAGAAGGTGCTGCTTTTGAGGATAGAGATTATGTGGAAGAAGACGAGTGTATATCCGATGATGAGCCTGGATCTAAAAGGAAGAAGCTGGGAAGGGGATCAGTTGATTTGTTTGTCGAAGGAAGAACCGAATCAACTCCCACTACACGAAATCGAGCTCTTCAGTCTGGGAAAGATCTCTTATCTGGTCCGGGTGCGACTCTTGTTGAGTTCCCTGACGGTTTACCTCCTGCGCCATCTAAAA AACAAAAGGAGAAACTTTCCGAAGTGGAGCTACAGTTGAAGAAGGCCGAGGCTGCGCAGAGGCGTAGAATGCAGTCTGAGAAAGCAGCCAGGGATGCTGAG GCTGAGGCAATCAGAAAAATACTTGGTCAAGATTCcgcaagaaagaaaaaagaagataagATGAAGAAGCAGCGGGACGAATTGGCACAG GGAAAGGCAACCAAATCCGAAACTCTCGCATCTAACACGGTGAGGTGGGTTATGGGTCCTGGTGGAACGACAGTTATATTTTCAGAAGATATCGGTCTACCACAGTTATTCAATTCAGTGCCATCTGG TTATCCACCACCAAGAGAAAAGTGCGCTGGTCCGAATTGTACAAATGCATACAAGTATCGAGATTCCAAGTCGAAGCTTCCACTATGCAGTCTTGATTGCTACAAAGCAATACATGCAAAGGCTCAACCTTTAATTGCATGTTGA